In a single window of the Bradyrhizobium erythrophlei genome:
- a CDS encoding Cache 3/Cache 2 fusion domain-containing protein — protein MNLKQAFVGILTTGCLIGAAVLLPSVGQAQDAKVKMAMELLQSMAGKIGPPKTEGIDTVAGKQVPAIYFGSTKMNNHFDLVDEVVKQAGGTATIFVKSGDEYVRVATNVKKDDGSRAVGTILDPKGKAIASIQKNEPFYGEVDILGKPYITGYEPIRDQSKNVIGIYYVGYLK, from the coding sequence ATGAACCTGAAACAAGCTTTTGTCGGCATCCTGACGACCGGATGCTTGATCGGTGCCGCCGTGCTTCTCCCGAGCGTTGGCCAAGCTCAAGATGCGAAGGTAAAGATGGCTATGGAACTCTTGCAGTCGATGGCGGGTAAAATCGGTCCGCCGAAGACTGAGGGAATTGATACTGTGGCGGGTAAGCAAGTGCCTGCCATCTATTTTGGTTCGACCAAGATGAATAACCATTTTGACTTGGTTGACGAGGTCGTGAAACAAGCTGGCGGGACGGCCACGATCTTTGTGAAGAGCGGTGACGAATATGTCCGCGTAGCCACGAACGTGAAAAAGGACGATGGTTCGCGGGCCGTTGGAACCATTCTCGATCCCAAGGGTAAAGCGATCGCATCGATCCAAAAGAACGAACCGTTTTATGGAGAGGTGGATATCCTCGGCAAACCCTACATAACCGGGTACGAGCCGATACGGGATCAGTCGAAGAACGTAATCGGGATCTACTATGTTGGTTATCTAAAGTAA
- the rpmG gene encoding 50S ribosomal protein L33 produces the protein MAKAVTIKVKLVSSADTGFYYVAKKNSRTMTDKMVKKKYDPVARKHVEFRESKIK, from the coding sequence ATGGCCAAAGCGGTCACCATCAAGGTCAAGCTCGTCTCCTCGGCGGATACCGGCTTCTATTACGTCGCCAAGAAGAATTCGCGCACCATGACCGACAAGATGGTCAAGAAGAAGTACGACCCCGTCGCGCGCAAGCACGTCGAATTCCGCGAGTCCAAGATCAAGTAA
- a CDS encoding PleD family two-component system response regulator produces the protein MSARILVVDDVPANVKLLEARLSAEYFDVLTASNGTEALQICARAECDIILLDVMMPDIDGFEVCRRLKSNPATHFIPVVIVTALDSPADRVRGLEAGADDFLTKPVSDVVLIARVRSLTRLKMMTDELRMRALTSLEIGVQAPERSAVADTGKGGRVLLVDDRPSSYERLAPVLSTEHTVDVEANPADALFHAADGNYDLLIVSLGLDNFDGLRLCSQVRSLERTRQVPILAIADADNNARLLRGLEIGVNDYLLRPVDKNELLARARTQIRKRRYTDHLRDNVQNSIEMAITDALTGLHNRRYMESHLGTLAEQAAARGKPLALMMLDIDFFKSINDNYGHDAGDDVLREFAVRLRKSIRGIDLACRYGGEEFVIVMPETDLHVAGLVAERLRRSIAGETFAINKGTKRIEVTISIGLSTLELKGEAVADVLKRADTALYRAKHDGRNRVVATAA, from the coding sequence ATGTCTGCGCGTATTCTGGTCGTCGACGACGTTCCCGCCAACGTCAAGCTGTTGGAAGCACGGCTGTCGGCCGAGTATTTCGACGTGCTCACCGCGTCCAACGGCACCGAGGCGCTGCAGATCTGCGCCCGCGCCGAATGCGACATCATCCTGCTCGACGTGATGATGCCCGATATCGACGGGTTTGAGGTTTGCCGCCGGCTGAAGTCCAATCCGGCAACGCATTTCATTCCGGTGGTTATCGTGACTGCGCTGGACAGCCCGGCCGACCGCGTCCGCGGCCTTGAGGCCGGCGCCGACGATTTTCTGACCAAACCGGTGTCCGACGTCGTGCTGATCGCGCGGGTGCGTTCGTTGACGCGGCTCAAGATGATGACCGACGAGTTGCGCATGCGCGCGCTTACATCGCTGGAGATCGGTGTGCAGGCGCCGGAGCGAAGTGCCGTCGCCGACACCGGGAAGGGCGGGCGCGTTCTTTTGGTCGATGACCGGCCATCGTCCTATGAGCGGCTGGCGCCGGTGCTGAGCACCGAGCATACCGTCGATGTTGAAGCCAATCCGGCGGACGCGCTGTTCCACGCCGCCGACGGCAATTACGATCTGCTGATCGTCTCGCTCGGCCTCGATAATTTCGACGGCTTGCGGCTGTGCAGCCAGGTGCGGTCGCTGGAGCGGACCCGGCAGGTTCCGATTCTCGCCATTGCGGACGCCGACAACAATGCGCGGCTGCTCCGCGGGCTCGAGATCGGCGTCAACGATTACCTGCTGCGCCCGGTCGACAAGAACGAATTGCTGGCCCGTGCGCGCACCCAGATTCGCAAGCGCCGCTACACCGACCATCTGCGCGACAACGTGCAGAACTCCATCGAGATGGCGATCACCGACGCGCTCACCGGCCTGCATAACCGCCGTTACATGGAGAGCCATCTGGGCACGCTGGCCGAGCAGGCCGCGGCCCGCGGCAAGCCGCTGGCGCTGATGATGCTCGACATCGATTTTTTCAAATCGATCAACGACAATTACGGCCACGACGCCGGCGACGACGTGCTGCGCGAATTCGCAGTTCGCCTGCGCAAATCGATCCGCGGCATCGATCTCGCCTGCCGCTATGGCGGCGAGGAATTCGTCATCGTGATGCCGGAGACCGACCTGCATGTCGCCGGTCTGGTGGCGGAACGGCTGCGCCGCTCGATCGCGGGCGAGACTTTCGCGATCAACAAGGGGACAAAACGCATCGAGGTCACGATCTCGATCGGCCTGTCGACCCTGGAGCTCAAGGGCGAGGCCGTTGCCGACGTGCTCAAGCGCGCCGACACCGCGCTCTACCGCGCCAAACACGACGGCCGCAACCGCGTGGTCGCGACGGCGGCGTAA
- a CDS encoding LLM class flavin-dependent oxidoreductase has product MAKRQLRLGAFMRPVSIHTGAWRYPGAWPDANFNFAHIKRLIQKLEAGKFDAFFMADHLAVLNMPISALKRSHTVTSFEPFTLLSALAGATEHIGLIATGSTTFDEPYHVARRFASLDHISGGRAGWNIVTTSNPDAALNFGLEDHMEHAERYRRAREFYDVVTGLWDSFADDAFVRDVEAGLYFDPAKMHVLNHKGKYLSVRGPLNIARPVQGWPVIVQAGASDDGRQLAAETAEAVFTGGGSLADGQKLYADIKGRMDKLGRDRDHLKILPGAFVVVGDSVEEAREKRAKLDSMVHYDSAIASLSVILGTDASGFDPDGQLPPIPETNASKSGRQRMVDLAARDKLTVRQLAQRVGGYGGLSFVGTPALIADQMEEWLTSYGCDGFNIMFPFLPAGLDDFVDKVVPELQARGIFRREYEGKTLRENLGLPRPKNRFFEA; this is encoded by the coding sequence ATGGCAAAACGACAGTTACGGCTCGGCGCGTTCATGCGGCCGGTCAGCATTCATACCGGCGCGTGGCGCTATCCCGGCGCATGGCCGGATGCCAATTTCAACTTCGCGCACATCAAGCGGCTGATCCAGAAACTGGAGGCCGGAAAGTTCGACGCGTTCTTCATGGCCGACCATCTGGCCGTGCTGAACATGCCGATTTCTGCGCTCAAGCGCAGCCATACCGTGACCTCGTTCGAGCCGTTCACACTGCTCTCGGCGCTGGCCGGCGCCACCGAGCATATCGGATTGATCGCGACCGGTTCGACCACTTTCGACGAGCCCTATCACGTCGCCCGCCGCTTTGCTTCGCTCGACCACATCAGCGGCGGCCGCGCCGGATGGAACATCGTCACCACGTCCAATCCGGACGCCGCGCTGAATTTCGGGCTCGAAGATCACATGGAGCACGCCGAGCGCTATCGCCGCGCGCGCGAATTCTACGACGTGGTCACGGGCTTGTGGGATTCCTTCGCCGACGACGCCTTCGTGCGCGACGTCGAAGCGGGGCTGTATTTCGATCCCGCCAAAATGCATGTGCTCAATCACAAGGGTAAATATCTCAGCGTGCGCGGCCCGCTCAATATCGCCCGCCCGGTGCAGGGCTGGCCGGTGATCGTGCAAGCCGGCGCTTCTGATGACGGCAGACAGCTTGCGGCGGAGACCGCGGAGGCCGTGTTCACCGGCGGCGGCAGCCTCGCCGACGGACAGAAGCTCTATGCCGACATCAAGGGCCGCATGGACAAGCTCGGCCGCGACCGCGACCACCTCAAGATCTTGCCGGGCGCGTTCGTGGTGGTCGGCGACAGTGTCGAGGAAGCCAGAGAGAAACGCGCAAAACTCGACAGCATGGTGCATTACGACAGCGCTATCGCCTCGCTCTCGGTCATACTGGGCACCGACGCCTCCGGCTTCGATCCCGACGGGCAGCTGCCGCCGATCCCCGAAACCAATGCGAGCAAGAGCGGCCGTCAGCGCATGGTCGACCTCGCCGCCCGCGACAAGCTCACCGTGCGCCAGCTCGCCCAACGCGTCGGCGGCTACGGCGGGCTCTCCTTCGTCGGCACGCCTGCGCTGATCGCCGATCAGATGGAGGAGTGGCTGACGAGTTACGGCTGCGACGGTTTCAATATCATGTTCCCGTTCCTGCCCGCCGGGCTCGACGATTTCGTCGACAAGGTGGTGCCGGAACTGCAGGCGCGAGGGATTTTCCGCAGGGAATACGAAGGAAAGACGCTGCGCGAAAATCTCGGCCTGCCGCGGCCGAAAAACCGGTTCTTCGAGGCTTGA
- a CDS encoding response regulator has protein sequence MAKTVLIVEDNELNMKLFRDLLEAHGYQTSGTSNGFEALDLVRKLRPDLILMDIQLPQVSGLEVTKWIKDDPELRSIPVVAVTAFAMKGDEERIREGGCEAYLSKPISVGKFIETVRRFIG, from the coding sequence ATGGCAAAAACCGTCCTGATCGTGGAGGACAACGAGCTCAATATGAAGCTCTTCCGCGATCTGCTGGAAGCGCATGGCTATCAGACCTCGGGCACCAGCAATGGTTTCGAGGCGCTCGATCTCGTTCGCAAGCTTCGGCCCGATCTGATCCTGATGGATATTCAGCTTCCGCAGGTGTCCGGCCTCGAGGTGACCAAATGGATCAAGGACGATCCGGAGTTGCGTTCCATTCCGGTGGTCGCGGTCACGGCGTTTGCGATGAAGGGTGACGAAGAGCGCATCCGCGAGGGCGGCTGCGAGGCCTATCTTTCCAAGCCGATCTCGGTCGGCAAATTTATTGAAACCGTTCGGCGATTTATCGGGTAG
- a CDS encoding DUF3572 domain-containing protein produces MKKPVHNPREVAEIVAVQALSFIAGDPERLGAFLAESGIGPETLRSAAGDPHFLASVLDFVLRDDATVKAFAAASQLHPTNIAAAHQALNDPHWERDVP; encoded by the coding sequence TTGAAAAAGCCTGTTCACAATCCCCGGGAAGTGGCTGAAATCGTTGCAGTTCAGGCGCTCTCCTTCATCGCGGGCGACCCCGAGCGTCTGGGGGCGTTTCTGGCCGAAAGCGGGATCGGCCCGGAGACGTTGCGCTCGGCCGCCGGCGATCCGCATTTTCTGGCCAGCGTGCTCGATTTCGTCCTGCGCGACGATGCAACCGTAAAGGCGTTCGCGGCGGCCTCACAACTTCATCCCACCAACATTGCAGCCGCCCATCAGGCGCTGAACGACCCGCATTGGGAGCGCGATGTTCCGTGA
- a CDS encoding integrase core domain-containing protein: MEERIRMFLEYESGNWSVSEVCRRYGICRDTFYEWRKRKESGDPAWFQDRSHAPWQCWQTTDGAIAEKVIAARRRFPYLGPRKLLAVLDRDAPEIAWPAASTIGGILKRAGLVSPVKRRRRPLDQRRPCTPVTSANDEWSTDFKGWFRTRDQRRIDPLTVADSHSRFLIELRIVAPTIEGVRPCFERAFREHGLPLAIRCDNGSPFGSRGPGGLTRLSAWWMKLGITPHFIHPASPQENGRHERMHRTLKAQTSVPPASNAPEQQARFDMFRKHYNEERPHEALDQRPPAEVYSRSPRTMPPRAEDPWYDADHQVRRVRRNGEIKWKGEFVFIGEALVNELVGVAERETGDHVVRFCDLDIGLINRRSLFTRFAPPREGSGDPGEQAAQPKLSGIMPVQSVDNHAG, encoded by the coding sequence ATGGAAGAGCGTATTCGGATGTTTTTGGAGTACGAGAGCGGGAACTGGAGCGTATCGGAGGTGTGCCGGCGCTACGGGATTTGCCGCGACACGTTTTACGAATGGCGCAAGCGGAAAGAGAGCGGCGATCCGGCCTGGTTTCAGGACCGCTCGCATGCGCCCTGGCAGTGTTGGCAGACCACGGACGGTGCGATTGCAGAGAAGGTGATCGCGGCGCGGCGGCGATTTCCGTATCTGGGGCCGCGCAAGCTGCTGGCGGTGCTTGATCGGGATGCCCCCGAAATCGCCTGGCCTGCCGCCTCGACGATCGGGGGCATTCTCAAGCGCGCAGGCTTGGTCTCGCCGGTGAAGCGGCGCCGTCGCCCGCTCGACCAGCGGCGGCCCTGCACGCCGGTGACGAGCGCCAATGATGAGTGGAGTACGGACTTCAAGGGCTGGTTTCGCACCCGCGACCAGCGGCGGATCGATCCCTTGACGGTAGCAGACAGTCACAGCCGTTTTCTGATCGAACTCCGCATTGTCGCCCCCACTATCGAGGGCGTTCGCCCCTGTTTTGAACGGGCTTTCCGTGAGCATGGCTTGCCACTTGCGATCCGCTGCGACAATGGCTCGCCGTTTGGCTCGCGTGGCCCAGGCGGTCTCACCCGGCTGTCGGCCTGGTGGATGAAGCTCGGCATCACACCGCACTTCATCCATCCCGCCTCGCCGCAGGAGAATGGCCGACACGAGCGCATGCACCGCACGCTGAAGGCACAGACCTCGGTCCCGCCAGCCAGCAACGCACCCGAGCAGCAGGCCCGCTTTGACATGTTCCGAAAGCATTACAACGAGGAACGTCCGCACGAAGCGCTGGACCAACGGCCGCCGGCAGAGGTCTACAGCCGCTCCCCGCGCACCATGCCGCCGCGCGCGGAAGATCCCTGGTACGACGCCGATCATCAGGTCCGTCGCGTCCGCCGCAACGGCGAGATCAAATGGAAAGGCGAGTTCGTCTTTATCGGCGAGGCACTGGTCAACGAACTTGTTGGCGTTGCCGAACGCGAGACCGGCGACCACGTCGTTCGCTTCTGCGATCTCGACATCGGTCTCATCAATCGCCGCAGCCTGTTCACCCGGTTCGCTCCGCCTCGTGAGGGCTCCGGCGACCCGGGTGAACAGGCTGCTCAACCCAAACTGTCGGGGATCATGCCGGTCCAAAGTGTCGACAATCATGCCGGTTGA
- a CDS encoding alpha/beta fold hydrolase, with product MDPIRRTILATGVAATAVATAGTRLFAQQTAQGGAAMGSYEKGDVRIHFEEAGSGFPLLVIAGGGLNSTISGLTGSSSPFNPMEEFKAEYHCIASDLRNAKGGESSGPLEVDRPWDAYTDDHLGLMDHRGIDKFLVLGFCIGGPLIWNLLRRAPDRVVAAVLAQPSGSRPEMRDLFYEGNMKGWGPELIARRPEITMEMVDKFLTRMYRTNPDFVFTVTRDFVRRCQTPVLILPDDIPAHPYAVAMEAAMLAPKAEVSMFPWKEPRERIPLAVRQIHSFLRAHRPA from the coding sequence ATGGATCCAATCAGACGAACGATACTGGCGACGGGCGTCGCGGCGACCGCGGTAGCCACCGCGGGTACGCGCCTGTTTGCCCAGCAGACCGCGCAAGGAGGAGCTGCCATGGGCTCGTACGAAAAAGGCGACGTCCGCATTCACTTCGAGGAGGCCGGTTCCGGTTTCCCGTTGCTGGTCATTGCCGGCGGGGGACTGAACTCGACGATCTCGGGCCTGACCGGCAGCAGTTCGCCCTTCAACCCGATGGAGGAATTCAAGGCGGAGTACCATTGCATCGCGTCGGACCTGCGCAATGCCAAGGGCGGCGAGTCCTCCGGCCCGCTCGAAGTCGACCGCCCGTGGGACGCCTACACCGATGACCACCTCGGCCTGATGGATCATCGGGGCATCGACAAGTTCCTGGTGCTGGGATTCTGCATTGGCGGCCCCTTGATCTGGAACCTGCTGCGCCGGGCACCTGATCGTGTCGTTGCGGCTGTGCTGGCGCAGCCCAGCGGATCGCGTCCGGAGATGCGCGACCTGTTCTACGAGGGCAACATGAAGGGCTGGGGCCCGGAGCTGATCGCGCGGCGACCCGAGATCACGATGGAGATGGTCGACAAATTCCTGACCAGGATGTACCGCACCAATCCCGACTTCGTCTTCACGGTGACCCGCGATTTCGTGCGCCGCTGCCAGACGCCGGTCCTGATCCTCCCCGATGATATCCCGGCGCATCCCTACGCCGTCGCCATGGAGGCCGCGATGCTCGCGCCCAAGGCCGAAGTGAGCATGTTCCCCTGGAAGGAGCCCAGGGAGCGGATACCGTTGGCGGTGCGCCAGATCCATTCGTTCCTGCGGGCGCACCGGCCCGCCTAG
- a CDS encoding cytochrome P450: MNQLLRGNTLCSDGIAHKKLRQVVMRPITPAALASLGEEVEHEAQAIVERLCSKGRFCATAELATHLPVTIVSNAIGLPEEGRERMMDWSIGLFNCFGPMNERTRNAMPVLSEMMEYARTQAVPGKLKPGSWAEAIHHAAAAGEVPSEAVPGLMIDYMGPSLDTTVFGISSGVWLFANHPDQWDLVRNDPSLIPAAINEILRMEAPIQDFSRYVARDYDLDGVSLPEGSRAIVFYGAANRDPRQFPHPDRFDVRRDNAGRHMAFGAGPHACLGMNLAKLEMRALFTTLARKVTRFHVEVEERALSNILRGFRKLIVTVQ, encoded by the coding sequence ATGAACCAGCTTCTGCGTGGCAACACGCTGTGTAGCGATGGCATCGCCCATAAGAAATTACGCCAGGTGGTGATGCGGCCGATTACGCCGGCCGCGCTCGCATCGCTTGGCGAAGAGGTGGAACACGAGGCGCAAGCAATCGTAGAGCGGCTGTGCAGCAAGGGGCGATTTTGCGCGACCGCGGAGCTCGCAACCCATCTGCCGGTAACTATCGTCTCTAACGCGATCGGTCTTCCGGAGGAAGGGCGCGAGCGGATGATGGACTGGAGCATCGGCCTGTTCAACTGCTTCGGCCCGATGAACGAACGTACACGCAACGCCATGCCGGTGCTCTCCGAAATGATGGAATATGCCCGCACCCAGGCCGTTCCGGGCAAGCTGAAGCCCGGAAGTTGGGCCGAGGCGATCCATCATGCGGCCGCCGCCGGCGAGGTGCCGTCCGAGGCAGTGCCGGGCCTGATGATCGACTATATGGGGCCGAGCCTCGACACGACCGTCTTCGGCATCTCCAGCGGCGTGTGGTTGTTTGCCAATCACCCCGATCAGTGGGATCTGGTGCGCAATGATCCGTCGCTGATCCCGGCTGCAATCAACGAGATCCTGCGGATGGAAGCGCCGATCCAAGATTTTTCGCGCTACGTGGCCCGCGACTATGATCTGGACGGCGTCTCGCTGCCGGAAGGCTCCCGCGCGATCGTTTTCTACGGCGCCGCCAATCGCGATCCGCGACAGTTCCCTCACCCGGACCGCTTTGACGTTCGGCGCGACAATGCGGGGCGTCACATGGCATTCGGCGCCGGTCCCCACGCATGCCTTGGCATGAACCTCGCCAAGCTCGAGATGCGGGCGCTGTTCACCACGCTTGCGCGCAAGGTCACACGCTTCCATGTCGAGGTGGAAGAGCGCGCGCTGAGCAACATCCTGCGCGGCTTCCGCAAATTGATCGTCACCGTCCAATAG
- a CDS encoding peroxiredoxin family protein: MTQHLQNGQLFPELEIPAVGGGILNLPSDLAGSYGVILIYRGHWCPFCNEQMTAFASASDALSQAGIKVVAFSVDSEAATAEFVEKHHIPFKLAHSANVETVVGATGAYDMQFPTRGHFLETTGFVLAPDGTIVNAVYSSRAIGRLVPSDVIRLVAFMKSLKK, encoded by the coding sequence ATGACTCAGCACCTGCAGAACGGCCAACTCTTCCCTGAACTCGAAATTCCCGCCGTGGGCGGTGGGATCCTGAACCTTCCGAGTGATCTTGCCGGATCATATGGAGTGATCCTGATCTACCGTGGTCACTGGTGCCCCTTCTGCAATGAGCAGATGACCGCCTTTGCGAGCGCCTCCGATGCGCTTTCGCAAGCGGGTATCAAGGTCGTGGCCTTCTCGGTCGACAGTGAAGCGGCGACGGCGGAATTCGTCGAGAAGCATCATATACCGTTCAAGCTGGCGCACTCCGCTAACGTCGAGACAGTTGTCGGCGCGACTGGCGCCTACGACATGCAATTTCCGACGAGAGGGCATTTCCTGGAGACTACAGGGTTTGTACTTGCTCCGGATGGAACCATCGTCAATGCGGTTTACTCGAGCCGCGCGATCGGCCGCCTTGTTCCGAGCGACGTGATCCGTCTTGTGGCTTTCATGAAGTCTTTGAAGAAATAA
- a CDS encoding DNA polymerase IV, with amino-acid sequence MTSAAPEFAGPTCFCRDCLGDLDIKARRCGECGSPRLVRHHALSSLTLAHIDCDAFYATVEKRDNPEIADRPVIIGGGKRGVVSAACYISRTFGVRSAMPMFKALALCPHAAVIRPDMAKYVRVGREVRHAMQALTPLVEPLSIDEAFLDLAGTQRVHGMIPAKVLARFAREVERDIGITVSVGLSCNKFLAKIASDMDKPRGFAALDQAEARAMLADKPVGFIFGVGPATQEKLSQRGFRTIADLQRADEIDLMKQFSTEGRRLWRLARGIDDRRVVADRGAKTISSETTFETDIRDFATLEKTLWRLSEKVSSRLKNGELSGLTITLKLKTADFRQRTRSQSIHAPTQLAAKIFAVTREMLAKEIDGTAFRLMGAGVSALRPGSQGDDTDMLDRRSAHAERAIDGLRKKFGSAAVIRGIAYDGPEKPE; translated from the coding sequence GTGACATCAGCCGCGCCAGAGTTCGCCGGGCCAACCTGCTTTTGCCGGGATTGCCTCGGCGATCTCGACATCAAGGCCAGGCGCTGCGGCGAATGCGGCTCCCCTCGCCTGGTTCGTCACCACGCGTTGTCCTCGCTCACGCTTGCCCATATCGATTGCGACGCGTTCTACGCCACCGTGGAGAAACGTGACAATCCTGAGATCGCCGACAGGCCTGTCATCATCGGCGGCGGCAAGCGCGGCGTGGTGTCGGCGGCGTGTTATATTTCCCGCACCTTCGGTGTGCGCTCGGCGATGCCGATGTTCAAGGCGCTCGCGCTGTGTCCGCATGCGGCCGTGATCCGGCCCGACATGGCGAAATATGTCCGGGTCGGCCGCGAGGTGCGCCATGCCATGCAGGCGCTGACACCGCTGGTAGAACCGCTTTCGATCGACGAGGCGTTTCTGGATCTTGCCGGTACCCAGCGCGTTCACGGCATGATCCCTGCGAAAGTGCTGGCGCGGTTCGCGCGCGAGGTTGAACGCGATATCGGCATCACCGTTTCGGTCGGCCTGTCCTGCAACAAGTTCCTGGCCAAGATCGCCTCCGACATGGACAAGCCGCGCGGCTTTGCCGCACTCGACCAGGCCGAGGCCCGCGCGATGCTGGCGGACAAGCCGGTCGGCTTCATCTTTGGCGTCGGACCGGCGACCCAGGAAAAACTGTCACAGCGCGGCTTTCGCACCATCGCCGATCTGCAGCGCGCCGATGAAATCGATTTGATGAAGCAATTTTCGACCGAGGGCCGCCGGCTGTGGCGGCTGGCGCGCGGCATCGACGATCGCCGCGTGGTGGCCGATCGCGGCGCCAAGACCATTTCCAGCGAGACCACCTTCGAGACCGACATCCGCGATTTTGCCACGCTCGAGAAGACGCTCTGGCGGCTGTCGGAGAAGGTATCCTCGCGGCTCAAGAACGGCGAGCTTTCGGGGTTGACGATCACGCTGAAACTGAAGACCGCGGATTTCCGGCAGCGCACCCGCTCGCAATCGATCCACGCCCCGACCCAGCTCGCGGCCAAGATTTTCGCCGTGACCCGCGAGATGCTGGCGAAGGAAATCGACGGCACCGCGTTCCGCCTGATGGGCGCCGGCGTCAGCGCGCTCCGTCCCGGCTCGCAGGGCGACGACACCGATATGCTCGACCGCCGCTCAGCCCACGCCGAACGCGCCATCGACGGTCTGCGGAAGAAGTTCGGCAGTGCCGCTGTCATCAGGGGCATCGCCTATGACGGGCCGGAGAAGCCGGAGTAG
- a CDS encoding alpha/beta fold hydrolase, whose product MWEKIDQQRRRLFSAAAMAIAAAQFGVIRSANSQPGKTKLPAIKPGTHTSFGPLKQIDAGALNVGYAEAGPADGPAVILLHGWPYDIYSFVDVAPLLASAGYRVIVPYLRGYGTTRFLSSETPRNGQQSAVAVDIIALMDALKIQNATIGGFDWGARTADIIAALWPERCKALVSVSGYLIGSQEAGKAPLPPKAELQWWYQYYFATERGRDGYDKYRHDFSKLIWQLASPKWDFDDATFDRTATSFDNPDHVAIVIHNYRWRLGLAEGEPKYDDLEKRLAEAPVITVPTITLEGDANGAPHPDPSAYAKKFTGKYSFRSISGGIGHNLPQEAPQAFAEAIVDVGES is encoded by the coding sequence ATGTGGGAAAAGATCGACCAGCAGCGCCGCCGCCTTTTCAGCGCTGCGGCCATGGCCATTGCCGCCGCCCAATTCGGAGTGATCCGTTCGGCCAACTCTCAGCCCGGCAAGACGAAGCTGCCTGCGATCAAGCCGGGAACGCACACATCCTTCGGCCCGCTGAAGCAGATCGACGCCGGCGCTCTTAATGTCGGTTACGCCGAAGCCGGTCCGGCCGATGGTCCTGCGGTCATTCTTCTGCACGGCTGGCCCTACGACATTTACAGCTTTGTCGATGTCGCGCCTTTGCTGGCATCAGCCGGCTACCGGGTGATCGTGCCCTATCTGCGCGGCTATGGTACGACGCGCTTTCTTTCCAGCGAGACGCCCCGCAACGGCCAGCAGTCGGCGGTCGCCGTCGATATCATCGCCTTAATGGATGCTCTCAAGATCCAGAACGCAACCATCGGCGGGTTTGATTGGGGAGCGCGAACGGCCGATATCATCGCGGCACTGTGGCCCGAGCGCTGCAAGGCGCTGGTTTCCGTGAGCGGCTATCTGATCGGCAGCCAGGAAGCCGGCAAGGCGCCACTGCCGCCAAAGGCCGAGCTCCAATGGTGGTATCAATATTATTTTGCCACCGAACGCGGCCGGGACGGCTACGACAAATACCGGCACGACTTTTCGAAGCTCATCTGGCAGCTCGCTTCGCCGAAGTGGGACTTCGATGATGCCACGTTCGATCGCACAGCGACGTCCTTCGACAACCCGGATCACGTCGCGATCGTGATCCATAATTACCGCTGGCGGCTCGGTCTGGCCGAAGGCGAGCCGAAATATGACGATCTGGAAAAGCGGCTTGCCGAGGCGCCGGTCATTACGGTGCCCACCATCACCCTTGAGGGTGACGCCAACGGTGCGCCGCACCCCGACCCCAGTGCCTATGCCAAAAAATTCACGGGCAAATATTCGTTCCGGTCCATCAGTGGAGGCATCGGGCATAACCTGCCCCAGGAAGCACCGCAGGCGTTTGCCGAAGCCATCGTCGATGTCGGCGAAAGCTGA